From the genome of Brassica oleracea var. oleracea cultivar TO1000 chromosome C4, BOL, whole genome shotgun sequence:
TTACATCATAGGAACACGAAGGACCATATATTTCACATTTCTCAGCATAATCATGTGAAATATTGATCTTGGACCCCAAAATTTAAGAGTTAATATATATAGATATTTACCTCCACTTTATTCAAACAATTATTTTTATCAAGGTTTTTAACAAATTGTCTATGCCAATCAAAATTTCAAAACCGGCCTTGAGACCAATATAAGATAAACTATAGGAAAATAAAAACCATATGTGAACATTTGATTTTTTTTCTTAATCAGTTTATGTTTTGTCTTTCCTATAATTGTAGGAGAAGACATCATATGCGAGAATCTGCCCACAAATATGTGCGCGTTCTCGATATCGGCTTCCGGGAAAAGATGTTTATTGGAGACAGCTAACGTCGCCGGAGAATACACTTGTCGGACTTCCGCGGTGGAGGTTGAAGGAATCGTAAACCACGTGGAGAGCGATGAGTGTGTAGCCGCTTGTGGTGTTGATCGGAAAACCGTAGGGATCTCCTCGGACGCAATGATGGAGGCAGGGTTCGCCGCTAAGATTTGCTCTCCGGCTTGTTTGGATTATTGCCCTAACATCCTTGATCTTTATTTCAATCTTGCCGCCGGTGAAGGTACGATCTTGAGCTGATCTTTTCCTAAATCTTTCATGCGTATGTTGACATTTTTTTGGTGTAATACGTTGACATTTTTTTGGTGTAATACGTTGACATTTTTTTGGTGTGGGTACCACATATATAAATCTTATGAATTGAATAAATCTTTGTTTTGATAAATAAAAGGTTCTTGTTGACAAAACTTAATTAACATGTTCACATAAATAAATAGATGAAAAGAATTAAAGGCATAAATTTCTTAAGTAAAAAAGGCTTACATACCAATAGATCATGTGAATGCATGAAACTCATTTTTGTATTTCTGGTGTTTCTTATCGTCAAAACAAGGAATTTCGGTACGAGCTTGATTTTTGTCCTTCACTAATCTTAATTATTATTTGAATAATAAAAGAAATTATCTATTGCACCCTATGGTTACTTACTTTAGTACTTTTTTTTTTTTGAAACACACTTTAGTACTATATTAAACCCTTAAATCAGGGATGTAAAGTGTACACTTGACGTAACGTACCAATGGACTACACGCAGGTGCATTTTTACCTGATCTGTGTGATGCTCAACGGACAAATCCCCACCGTTCGATGTTGGAAATGCTCAGTTCCGGCGGCGCAGCTCCTGGACCAGTGTCCGAGACTGCTCCAGGCCCTGTCTCCGACTCCTCAGCCCCTGCTCTAGCTCCGGCTGCTATGTAAAATTAATATTATTTATTTCACGTGTGTCATGTTTATGTTTATGTTTAATATTTCGATTGATGATCCATAATGAATCATATCTCTTTATATGATTGGTGCTAGCTCATCAATTGATACATTTGAGAGAAGAGGATTCAGAGTGAGTTTGCTTTTTGGTTCTGTTTCGTAATATTGTCCATGTAATAACACTTTTTGTTATACCATTGTTTTGTTTTCTTGTTCGATATGTATACCATGTGCAATCTCAACTTATACCGTTATACCCGATGCTCCTTTAGAAAAAAACTTAGAGCATGATTAATGGGAGTTCTTAGACCGGAGTTATTAGCAGAATATAAGAAACCGTCTCTTAATTTTTAACTAAAAAAACTAAGAACCGGTTAGCGCTAAGAACCTCATCTTAAGAACCCCCATTAATCATGCTCTTATAAGGCGATGCTTAAATTTTTACTATTAATCTATTTTAAATAAACACGATTTGACGGTACATCTTTGAGCATGCATATATGTTTTTGGTTCATTTTCTATTGAATCTTACCGTATTTTTTTATAAAGTTAAGACGTCAACCATGGTCAAAATTAAATGACAAAGCCTTTGAGTGGCCTCTGGTCCTCACGCGCTTCTATCTAGATCTCGCAACTCTCCTTTCCCGATTCAAAAAGGGTGGATACATCTTGTCTATCTGGCGGTCTCGTAGGTGGTCGTAGTGCTCTCCCCTTCCAATCCCTTCTCAACGAGATGATCTAGGCGAGCTCCGGTGCTTTTGGGTGGTTCTTCTTTCTCATCAACGCAGATCGGGTGGGTTTCTGATGTGAAAACCTCCACAATTTCTCCGATGCTCTGGTGTCTCGTATTACGGTCGACGCTTGTTGTTTGAGGATGACGGCTAACCCGCAAGTCAGCCATCAGGGCTGAGGAAAGTGTCCAATTAACGAGATTGGTTGTCGGTGTGGGCGGGCCTTACAACTGAGATGGCTGTTCTTTTGTTGGTGTCTCGCCATATAAGAGAAACAAAATCTGTACAATGGGAACACTTAGGTTTCTGAAATATTCCTTGTGGGAGCATAATCTGATTAATTTATAGAGTAATATAGCACCTGAAACGCAATCCCTTTAGTGTTATTCCCAATCATTCTTTGACTCTCATCTCGCAGATTTCATTCAGTTGTGGACAAAGCTTCATGTTCAATATATGACCACAGATGTTATTGAATGTATCATTCAATCCCATAAGAAACTGAATGATCCTACTTATTTCAGCATCCTCAAGCAACTCCTTCACTTGGTCACAATTACATTTCTTCACGATAGACGACTTAGTGTTGGCTAACTGCTCACACAATGTAGATAGATCCAAATCACCTTGCTTGAATGTCATTACTACATGTTCAAGTTGATACTTCCTAGTAGACTATTAACTTTGAAGCGCCTAAAAAAATCTCCCACATGTCAGCTGCATCTTCGTAATAGAGAATGTTGTCATAGATCTCCTTAATGACAACAGGAACCAAGACTTCACCATACTGTTGCACCTTCTCCATATCTTGAAGTATCTATCATCAATAGCAGGTATAACCAAAGATCCATCTACGAAACCTATTTTGTTCTTCGCATCAAGAATTATCTTCATCGCTATGGACCAAATATTGCAATTAGTTCCATCAAGAGTATGTGAGACAATAGATAGACCTGGATGTCAACAGAATGAAGGAAGAAATGATTATGAGTACTGTCATACGATTCCGTCATCATCGATATCAAACCAGTTCCATCGCGAGTTGCTGGGCTATGAAATTGATTTTGCTTTGCAGAAACTTCACCAGGTTCGTTGAGATTCGGCGTCATAGACCTCGTACAAACTTCAGAACCTTGATCTTCGTCATTTGAGTTCGGATTCTTCGGTTTTGCACCACGTTTTCCCATTTCGATTAGATTGAGCTCAAGAGACGAGAATCAACCGAAGGATTATCGTTGGATCTGGAAACACAAAGAAAATCGAGAGATCAAGAAGAAACCATACTAGAGAAACATAATCTGTTTAGGGAAATAATTCAATTCTCATTAACCCACAAATGATGTTCACATTTTATATACAAACTAGGATAAGACTTGCGCTTTGCGTATCGTGAGTTTATTTGTATATATTATTGACAATTTGTTTTATATATTTGATCATTTTATTTATGCATATACAATTTTATGTTGTTATTATATAATTTCTTTCCGATGGACCGGATCAATTTTTATTAAAAATTGTGGAACTAAACTATAATTAATATACCATGGGTTGATCGGATTGGACATTAAACAAATTATGACACAAAAACCGTATTTTTTTCCACCGAACACATTCTTGAAAAAAATGAACGTATTGTTTCCACAGTTGAATTATTTTAACTTTTATTTTCCATATGGTTTTGAAAGGTTTGAGATCAACCATCGAATTGATACATGTCATTTTAATGCTTTTAGTCGTATGCTTAAGAAAAACTTACATTTTTGTAATTTAAAGTTGTTTTAAAAATTCAAATTATAACATATAAGAAAAAATCTAACATATAAAAAAAATATAACATATAAGGTTTCCTCATTTTTGTAATTTAAATTCGTTTTAAAAAATTTTAAATATAACATATAAAGTTTCCTCATTTTTTTTAATTTAAAGTCATTTTAAAAAATTCAAAACATAACATATAAGAAAAAATATAAAATTTTTATTATATGGTTAATGTGATTGTTTAATTTTTT
Proteins encoded in this window:
- the LOC106340666 gene encoding uncharacterized protein LOC106340666 gives rise to the protein MSYSSLKLPIFLILSSLLHAALGEDIICENLPTNMCAFSISASGKRCLLETANVAGEYTCRTSAVEVEGIVNHVESDECVAACGVDRKTVGISSDAMMEAGFAAKICSPACLDYCPNILDLYFNLAAGEGAFLPDLCDAQRTNPHRSMLEMLSSGGAAPGPVSETAPGPVSDSSAPALAPAAM